A genomic stretch from Chitinophagaceae bacterium includes:
- a CDS encoding RHS repeat-associated core domain-containing protein — translation MIDYTYTASGAKVRQQLEAGGRGGISTRRPSIRRAGITQGPFVFVNNAPGWVGTPHGRFVLDGTWQNEFHLRDHLGNTRVVLMEEDTGTLATLQQNHYYPFGMLIPSLGSTNTIGALKDNRYLYNGKELQDDFGLNWHDYGARFYDAQIARFHSVDPLAELGRRWSPYNYAFNNPIRFIDPDGMWPVCKNCDDTYAKGAVVTNRWGKWGYLGNNKWYDFGTKTIVSSESLKNTADHVSKARRNFSSTDRSFISSLKRFFTYSNKADGDFHESASYDGHYRGFGMGSYLDIGSPAAHLGFFGLLDYLNWLQNNPESAEQMIIDLFEFYGWDYIPNSRLTPTEVPEDSKKDRKLISPIGSSGVVKPGDAGPAFKPLDMKPKFLDPDRNSRRNDRNDRWEHR, via the coding sequence ATGATTGACTACACCTACACCGCTTCAGGAGCAAAAGTAAGGCAGCAGCTGGAAGCCGGCGGCCGTGGCGGCATTTCAACCCGCCGCCCCTCCATTCGGCGGGCAGGGATTACGCAGGGGCCGTTTGTGTTTGTAAACAATGCCCCGGGCTGGGTGGGCACGCCCCACGGACGGTTTGTGCTCGATGGCACCTGGCAGAACGAATTTCACCTACGTGATCATTTAGGTAACACCCGTGTGGTGCTTATGGAAGAAGACACCGGCACGCTGGCCACCCTGCAACAAAACCACTACTACCCCTTCGGCATGCTCATACCCAGCCTGGGCAGCACCAACACTATTGGCGCCCTGAAAGACAACCGATACCTGTATAACGGCAAGGAATTGCAGGATGATTTCGGGCTTAATTGGCATGACTACGGAGCGAGGTTTTATGATGCGCAGATTGCACGTTTTCACTCTGTGGACCCGTTGGCGGAATTAGGAAGAAGATGGAGCCCTTACAACTACGCTTTCAATAATCCTATTCGCTTCATAGATCCTGACGGGATGTGGCCAGTTTGTAAAAACTGTGATGACACATATGCTAAAGGAGCTGTTGTTACTAATAGATGGGGCAAGTGGGGATACCTAGGTAATAATAAGTGGTATGATTTCGGTACAAAAACGATTGTCAGTAGTGAAAGTTTAAAAAATACTGCAGACCATGTGTCAAAAGCCAGGAGAAACTTTAGTTCCACAGATAGATCATTTATTTCATCATTAAAGAGATTTTTCACCTATTCAAATAAAGCGGATGGTGATTTTCATGAAAGCGCAAGTTACGATGGGCATTACAGGGGTTTCGGTATGGGAAGTTATCTTGATATTGGTTCTCCAGCGGCACATTTGGGTTTTTTTGGCTTATTAGATTATTTGAATTGGCTTCAAAATAATCCTGAATCTGCAGAACAAATGATAATTGATTTGTTTGAATTTTATGGTTGGGATTACATCCCAAATAGTAGACTAACTCCTACTGAAGTCCCCGAAGATTCTAAAAAAGACAGAAAATTAATTTCACCTATTGGTTCCTCAGGAGTTGTAAAACCTGGAGATGCAGGACCTGCGTTTAAACCTTTAGACATGAAACCTAAATTCTTAGACCCTGATAGGAATTCCAGGAGAAATGACAGAAATGACAGATGGGAACATAGATAG
- a CDS encoding KilA-N domain-containing protein, with translation MAKIIVKDTPITIISVEQRDYISLTDMANAKESASRAADIIKNWLRGRYTLEFLGTWEQINNPFFKVVKFDHFKSQAGLPSFVLSVSEWIEKTNAVGIIVKKGKYGGTYAHKDIAFEFGSAISVPFKLYLIYEFQRLKEEEQKLLGWTAKRELAKLNYRIHTDAIKQNLIPKELSEAQISLVYANEADVLNVALFGKTAKQWREENPDLNGNIRDYATINELICLSNMENLNAVFINEGIPQKERLVKLNQIAINQIRILQNAESRKLLK, from the coding sequence ATGGCAAAGATCATTGTAAAAGACACGCCAATTACCATAATATCAGTCGAACAAAGAGATTACATTTCCCTGACTGATATGGCCAATGCCAAGGAAAGTGCCAGCCGTGCCGCCGATATTATTAAAAACTGGTTAAGAGGCCGATATACCCTTGAATTTTTAGGGACATGGGAACAAATTAATAATCCTTTTTTTAAAGTGGTCAAATTTGACCACTTTAAATCTCAGGCTGGTTTGCCAAGTTTTGTATTGAGTGTTTCTGAATGGATTGAAAAAACCAATGCTGTTGGAATAATCGTAAAGAAAGGAAAATATGGGGGCACATATGCTCATAAAGATATTGCCTTTGAGTTTGGTTCAGCTATCAGCGTTCCTTTCAAATTGTATTTGATATATGAATTTCAACGACTTAAAGAAGAAGAACAAAAACTACTCGGCTGGACAGCAAAAAGGGAGTTGGCAAAATTGAATTATCGCATACACACCGACGCAATTAAACAAAATTTAATTCCCAAAGAGCTTTCGGAAGCCCAAATTTCCCTAGTCTATGCAAATGAAGCAGATGTTCTTAATGTGGCCTTATTTGGCAAAACAGCAAAACAATGGAGGGAAGAAAACCCCGATTTGAATGGCAATATTCGGGATTATGCCACCATTAACGAATTGATTTGCTTGTCGAACATGGAAAATCTGAATGCAGTGTTCATAAATGAAGGGATTCCCCAGAAAGAGCGTTTGGTAAAACTGAACCAAATAGCCATTAATCAAATACGAATCCTGCAAAATGCTGAAAGTCGAAAGTTGCTGAAATAA